A genomic region of Trifolium pratense cultivar HEN17-A07 linkage group LG3, ARS_RC_1.1, whole genome shotgun sequence contains the following coding sequences:
- the LOC123913653 gene encoding histone H4 has translation MSGRGKGGKGLGKGGAKRHRKVLRDNIQGITKPAIRRLARRGGVKRISGLIYEETRGVLKIFLENVIRDAVTYTEHARRKTVTAMDVVYALKRQGRTLYGFGG, from the coding sequence ATGTCAGGTCGTGGAAAGGGTGGTAAGGGACTCGGAAAGGGAGGTGCAAAGAGACACAGAAAGGTTCTTCGTGACAACATCCAAGGAATCACAAAGCCTGCGATTCGACGATTGGCTCGAAGAGGTGGTGTTAAGAGAATCAGTGGTTTGATCTATGAAGAAACAAGAGGAGTTTTGAAGATCTTCTTGGAGAATGTGATTCGTGATGCAGTTACATACACAGAGCATGCAAGGAGGAAGACTGTAACCGCCATGGATGTTGTTTATGCTCTTAAGAGACAAGGAAGAACCCTCTATGGATTCGGAGGTTAA
- the LOC123916895 gene encoding calmodulin-binding receptor-like cytoplasmic kinase 2: MKKPPSPNLHQSNQKNKNIGQKSGTTTKSNGNYTNKHNPKNDHSTMTYVKSVVKSLFTLILSGKTKTTSATVENDSTRNNKVRGVSSSTDVSSDGSKGSSKWKSSQTSASSSASNSQVGLGNFTFEELYKATGKFSQDNVIGEGAFGIVYKGKLHDGTLVAVKCARKDVQKKHLAEFKNEINTLSKIEHLNLVRWYGYLEHGDDKIIVIEYVNNGTLREHLDGVRGNVLEVGERLDIAIDIAHAITYLHMYTDHPIIHRDIKASNILITDSLRAKVADFGFARLAPDDPNATHISTQVKGTAGYLDPDYMRTRQLTVKSDVYSFGVLLVEMMTGRHPVEPHKLLDERVTIKWAMQLLKQGEAVIAMDPRLRRNSTSNKAVQKVLKLAFQCLAPVRRSRPSMKNCQEVLWEIRKEFREKVFSRPPPIGPHHSADFPQKDSRKKRHKTFGTEDDKKIKFVSA; this comes from the exons ATGAAGAAACCACCAAGCCCCAACCTTCATCAatctaaccaaaaaaataaaaacattggtCAAAAAAGTGGTACTACTACTAAAAGCAATGGAAATTACACAAATAAACACAATCCTAAGAATGATCATAGTACTATGACATATGTCAAATCTGTTGTCAAAAGCCTTTTTACATTGATTCTATCCgggaaaacaaaaacaacctCAGCAACTGTTGAAAATGATTCAACAAGGAATAATAAAGTCAGAGGAGTATCAT CTTCAACAGATGTATCATCTGATGGTTCTAAGGGTTCATCAAAATGGAAATCTTCTCAAACTTCAGCATCATCCAGTGCTTCAAATAGTCAAGTTGGATTGggaaatttcacatttgaggaACTTTACAAAGCAACAGGAAAATTCTCCCAAGATAATGTTATTGGGGAAGGGGCTTTTGGAATTGTATATAAGGGAAAGCTTCATGATGGAACCCTTGTTGCTGTAAAGTGTGCTAGGAAG GATGTACAAAAGAAGCACTTGGCTGAGTTCAAGAATGAAATAAACACATTGTCCAAAATTGAGCATCTAAATCTTGTGAGGTGGTATGGATATTTGGAGCATGGAGATGACAAGATTATTgttattgaatatgtaaataaTGGAACTCTTAGGGAACATCTAGATG GTGTGAGGGGAAATGTACTAGAAGTTGGTGAGCGTCTAGACATAGCAATTGATATAGCTCATGCAATTACATACCTTCATATGTACACAG ATCATCCAATTATACACAGAGACATAAAAGCATCAAATATCTTAATAACAGACAGTCTAAGAGCCAAAGTGGCAGACTTTGGTTTTGCTAGGTTGGCTCCAGATGACCCAAATGCAACTCATATTTCAACTCAAGTTAAAGGAACAGCTGGTTACTTGGATCCTGATTACATGAGAACACGCCAACTTACTGTAAAGAGCGATGTTTATTCATTTGGCGTGTTACTTGTTGAAATGATGACAGGAAGACATCCAGTTGAACCGCATAAACTACTCGATGAGAGAGTTACAATTAAATGG GCAATGCAGTTATTGAAACAAGGAGAAGCTGTGATTGCAATGGATCCAAGGCTTAGGAGAAATTCAACCTCAAACAAAGCTGTACAAAAGGTTCTCAAGCTTGCTTTCCAATGCCTTGCGCCTGTTAGACGATCGCGGCCATCCATGAAGAATTGTCAAGAGGTTTTATGGGAAATCCGCAAAGAGTTTAGAGAAAAAGTCTTTTCTCGTCCTCCACCGATTGGTCCTCACCATTCGGCAGATTTTCCTCAAAAAGATTCTAGGAAGAAAAGACATAAGACATTTGGTACTGAAGAtgataagaaaattaaatttgtatcAGCATAA
- the LOC123913654 gene encoding histone H4, with translation MSGRGKGGKGLGKGGAKRHRKVLRDNIQGITKPAIRRLARRGGVKRISGLIYEETRGVLKIFLENVIRDAVTYTEHARRKTVTAMDVVYALKRQGRTLYGFGG, from the coding sequence ATGTCAGGTCGTGGAAAGGGTGGTAAGGGACTCGGAAAGGGAGGAGCAAAGAGGCACAGAAAGGTTCTTCGTGATAACATCCAAGGAATCACAAAGCCTGCGATTCGTCGATTGGCTCGAAGAGGTGGTGTTAAGAGAATCAGTGGTTTGATCTATGAAGAAACGAGAGGAGTTCTCAAGATCTTCTTGGAGAATGTGATTCGTGATGCAGTTACATACACTGAGCATGCAAGGAGGAAGACTGTTACCGCCATGGATGTTGTTTATGCTCTTAAGAGACAAGGAAGAACTCTCTATGGATTCGGAGGTTAA